The genomic stretch CTACTCAATCATTCAAAACTTCGATTCCATAATTCTTATCTGTCTTATCTCTCAATTCTATTCATTTTCTCTAATGGCTGAAGTTATAAGTTATAAAGTAACAAACTAATAGcatgtttggattgacttatGGAATATCCATAATCAATTttagaggtgtagaattgattctgggtgattttgaggtgtttggtttatcaaaagtagaattgattttgtctatagaattgattctacttgaagttaaaatttgtaatttctgcctctagaattgattctgaatgatttttatattaaaactgaTAGCTCATCTCACTTTTACacaaatgtatccaaacataaatcaattctgctaaacttaattttataaaaatcaattctaccaaactcaattctattaGAATCAATTTTGTCCACCGTCAATCAAAACACATCCTAAATTGCTTTTTAATCTAACTCTTATCGCCCTTCAAACCATAAAACACTCTAATTATCTTAAATTCCTCTTTACAAATTGTCATTATATAAATTAGCAAAAAGTCAAAAACTAAAATTGTCATTCAACTAATGATCCATTCATTACCTAAGATATAATATTTATAACCAACATAGCAACATTGATTTACAAAATAACCAATAGTATAGATCAATATAACAATTTGTTAACACATAAGTAATCATATAACAACATATGTATAGACTTAATTAAAACCCTAGTATACAATAATGATAATTAGTCATATTGGTAGCCTCTCAATAAGAAGTCTATCAAACTCCTTAAACGACACATCTCTCTTAAAAAAGGTGCTTCCACTTTGATTATGCTTTTTTCTCTGAGCTTTTTCTTCTGCTGCTGCATCAGAATCTTTACCAGTTAGTCTTTGAACAACAGATTTGAAACTTGTAGCATCAGTTTCTACATAGTGTGTGTCAATGATCACAATCTTCACAGAATTCCTCTCACTCGTCataggaagaaaagaagaaaggttGTTAATTTGACTCTATATTGGAATTCTAGGTGATTTGTGTATTTATTGTGTTTCATGGCTTGGTCTTTTCCTAATTTATATCAATATATGTATTGATGTTTGACTAATCTAGATCTCATAAATTGACCGTTGCTGTTTATGGAAATTAGAGACAAATATTTGTCATTGATAATTATAAataagaaatattttaaaaaaattgtcattgaaaatattaatcaattaattgttctattaaataataataataataataataataaaatatttaataaatatttaccaataatatatatataaaaaattggaaaaaatatttgttaaaatataatataaaaaatactaaaCAAAAATTTGTCAATATATCAATACATAAGAAAACATGagagaaatatttatttttgataatatttttaaaagggGACTAAACCGAATAAGAAAATTATATCCACttaaaatatacaaaatttaaatttaacaatttggtgcatatatttaaaatcaaattataatgtctttaattattttattcagTTACATTAAAATTTTCTAACTGTGCGcaaaatacaaatattttattatttatattgtataattttaattattatatatataaatttatataattgataaATATAATTATCATATACTTTACTATAACTTAATAACACTATTTATAACAAACCGTGCAACGCACTACAATTTGTCTAGTTCTTTTTAACAAACAAAATTGCTAAAAAACTGTCATTCTATACTAACAATATAACATCAATTatagatttaattaaaaaaaatcaatttttttttttaccaacttCAACATTATTTGAAAATCTACtatatttctaaaattgattATATTGATTATACGTAAGTAGCAGGCAAATAAAGAATAAGTTAAGCTATTActcatttttaaatgataaaactaATCTTCTGAAAAAAATACATCAATTAACCTAGGTAATACAACATTTCTATGCATGAGCCATTGAGTAAAAGATTCATCGCAGTGTTAGAAAACTAAAAGTGTCAAAGACAAATAATACAAAAGTATATTGATTGTGAGAACACGTTTTTATCATGTTTGACCTATCCAAAGTTTAAttagagaaaaattaaaatgctTTGAAATGAAACGTTTTATCATGACTAACTTGAGCGACAAAGAGTTAACCTTCCAAGTACATCTCTGCCCCGCTGCATCATAAGCTTTACTTTGTCATAACTTCTGCTTCCCTCTCTATATTTCTAGTTCCAGAACGAAACTGTAATGCTGTCTGTGAGAATCGATTTTTAATTCATGTGTTCTTATGAGTTTTTACTTTTGTGTTCAACTTTTGAATGTAGAGTTCTCTCTGACGCCTAAATGTAAGTTCCAAAAAATCAAGCACAAAAATCATGTGGATAATAAATATCTCAGTAGATTGTCTCAATTGAAGGAAATTAAGAATGCAATGCATAATATGAATGGTAATTCTGCTCCAGGCACTAGTGTCTTTTTGGGGGTGGCTTTTTCAAACCTATTAGAATATAGTAGGGTATGATATGAtcaatttagttaattaattatttgaacaAGGTTGAATTAATTAACTTTGATATGTAAATAATATGGAGTAGATTCTATAGAGCAATATAGACATCTTCCACTTGCAAATtttcaattcaaaatcatcactacCATTATTGTAAATGGTATGGCCATCTTAACTCCTAAAAAATCTTCAGAACACCAAAGAGGCATCATTAGTGGCAGATATATTTATGAATGCATTGAGATTATTTCCGAAACCATTAATAtgttaaaaaagaaatattttggaGGTAGTATGACTTTGAAAATCGACATAAAAATAGCCTTTGATACTTTAGATTCAAAtaatctttttaaagattttgttCAATTTGGTTTTGATCAAAAGTTTTGTGATTGGATAATTATCACTATACACTCATTCAAACTATCAATCATGATAAATAGAAAAGTTGCAAGCTTATTTTTTTTACTCTAAAGGGTTGAGGCAAAGAGATCCTCTATCTCTTTCGCTCATctacagtggcggagccagaaaaattATAGAACCCGGGCAAAAATTTAAGGACTGCAGATTCacattgtatataatatataaatagtcatcaatcaaaataaaagagactcgtcactttgtcaacaaaaaaaatgtttaaaataaaagaaataaacatAAACTTACAATACCGAGTTAAATAAAATTGCGAGACAAGTGTCCTTTCCGAGTcttctttgcggtgaatgttcgaataatatcaatatcatcaagtgacttgaatatttcccgctcggtgtaacataccatcaagtcattgaaccataCATGTTGATCTTATTGCGCAATTTAGACTTGGTAATCTTCATTGTTGAAAAAGCTCTTTCAACAGATGCTGTCGACACCGGCAATATCAAAGCTAACTCAATAAGTTTATAAACCAATGGAAATACCGAAtgtttctcagtttgaaccatcttcatagctaaactttgaacatcttcacaagtggaaaatgaagcatttcttctcACTTGAAGCAAGACGAGCAAGTTTATAAACATCAAACTTGGAGAAAGAGTTCTTCGGGTCAAGACATGAGAAGCAATCAAGTATCATGTTACTTCCTTCACTAAAGCGGTGATCCATCTCCACACATATTTTATCAATAGCAACATAAAAAATTTCTGCACGGTAATGATGAAGATTAGTGATAGTCCTCCCTTCTACTCTTGAACGACCCCGAACTGGTATTTCGTCATCCATATTTGATACTGGAATACTTTTAGCAACACAAAATCCTTGGACATCAGTAAAAAAATTATTCCAACCACTCTCTCTCATTGTGCTCAACCGAGCTTTGACAACGTCAACTAATTCCATGACATTCACAATATTAAGATCTTTTATTTGCAATACATTTGAAAGCTCGTTTGTaataccaaacaactttaacattaaccttaaaataaaagcaaatttaaagctctccattttttctaTCAAACCTGCTGCTTGAGATGGTCCACGTCCATCTTCATCAACCATACTAAGCACCTTTAACACGGAGGACCACATTTGATCCAAACGAAGCAATGTAGTATGATGTGAACCCCATCTAGTATCCCCGGGTCTAGTGAGGCTAGATGATTGGTGCAAGCCCCTTCCTCTAGATATCTCACAACTCTCAAGTTTATTTAAAATATCTTGGTGTTGTGCCTCTATCAAAGCATCCCTCCTCTTACAAGATGCATTTGTTGTATTCACAATCAAGGTGATGTACTCAAAGAAATCATGAATAGATGAGCAACTACTAGTAACAGACACAACAACCAATTGCAAACGGTGAGCATAACAACGGAGATAGAAAGCATAAGgattttcatttataatttttctttGCAAACCATAAATTCACCTCTCATATTTGAAGCTCCGTCATATCCTTGCCCTCGTATCCTTGAAATAGATAATGTGTACTTATCAGGAATACCATAAAGAGCGCTCTTTAATGACTCAGATGTAGTATCTTTAACATGATGTAAAACAATAAATCGTTCCACCACACTCCCTTTGTCGTTCAAAAACCTAAAAATTTAACAATTTTACTTGGCGGCGTAAAGAATAATAGGTAATGAAAATTAGAAATTGGAAAATACAACTACTAACCTTAACATCACCGCCATTTGCTCTTTGATAGATATATCACGTGACTCGTCAATAAGCACGGAGAATTGTCTATCACcaagctcttccataatcaccttggTAACTTCATGTGCACAACACGTTGCAAGCTCCTTTTGAATGTCACCGCAAGTCATTGTGCAATTTTTTCCACCACGATCAAAAGCATCCCTCACTTGTTCATTCTGAGATTTTACCCAATCTACCATCTCTCTAAAATTACCTTTATTTAGCGAAGTAGAGGATTCATCATGGCCACGAAAAGCCATGCCTTGTGCTATGAGATATCTTAAACAATCTAAAGAACAAGTCAAACGAATCTTATACAGTTCTTCTGATTCCTTGGTTCCTTTAGCAAACTTACTTGTCACACTTtgtctttgattattataatcatcGTAATGCTTGACACATGAGTTGTGCAAACTACTATGACTACCAACATGACCTTTCAAGCCTTGAGATTCATGCTTCTAATCTCTATATCCGCTTTTAGTGAAGACTTCAAAACCAAAGTGCTCGGCCTTCCCGGGTTGCTTaaatagaaaacaataaaaacaataagCTGCATCTTTTATCTCACTGTATTCTAACCATGTATAATTCTTATACCATGATTTACAAAATGCTCTTTTAACACTTCCAAATTGAGTACGAGGAAAGATTGATAAATCTGGTTTCATTGGACCCTTCAATATATATGCCCTCCTCACTTGGTCTTGAATATTCGGAGCATACTCATTAATTTGTTTCCTACGACCTGGAtcacgcacaatctcatttggattAAACTCATTAACCACATTATTAAGCGGTGGTTCTAATTCAGCTTTCGATTGCATAACATTCACATTAACAACAAAATCTATAAATCAATTCATAATGaaaactaatttattaataatctaaataacaacaaaatctaTAAACcaatttataatgaaaaaaaactatttaaataaatataagtgTGAACATTGTCATACTATGTGAGTTAAATTTATCATTTTGATATAAGCTAAATTTTAAATAGACTTTTGTCTTTAGGATAAGACAAAATACAAATTGTTTTATAGAACTCTTCATAGATACAATAAGTAAACAAATAAAGCACTAACAAACAAAAGGGTAGATGACATGGTAAATAAAGCACTTCACATTCCCTCTAAACTTCTATATACCAGAAATAACAACAAACTTGTCAATAACTCTAATTCAGCTTACTGTAACTCTAATTCAGCTTCAACCTTCCTGTTCCTGTAACTATAACTCTAAGACCAATTTGTGAAAAAcctaaataacaacaaaatctcctaatcaaatcaaaacaatGCTATATATCAGACACAGAAACGAAAAATGATAAATAAGTATTATACCGGAATCCGGAAGCGTGTGATTTGCGAGATTTGTGATTGCGACGGCGACGGAGTCGAAGAGACAGACGGAGAGACAGATAGGCAAAGATTGGAGGAAGTCGATGGAGGGAGATAGTCAACGAAGGGAGGGAGATGAAGGAAAGAGTGAGATGGCCAGGAGGAAGGTGAGAGACGGCAGAAGAAACGGTTTTTTTCTTCTCCTATAGCGTGTGTTTCAACTTTCAGCCCTTATCCTtccccttttttctttttttttaaaattatttttaattaatttttataatatgatataactataaaaaaaaattgggctGGGTGGAGCCCGGGCAAAGGCCCACCCTTGACGTATGATGAATCCGCCAATGCTCATCTACATTGTTGAAGAGATACTTAGTAGGAAGTAAACTATGTTGGTGAATCAGGATAAGTTGACATGCATATCAACTAGTGAGACAACAATTCCTAgccataattttttttgtaagatattggatcgaactctagtatggtcgaagggtagcttctt from Vicia villosa cultivar HV-30 ecotype Madison, WI linkage group LG4, Vvil1.0, whole genome shotgun sequence encodes the following:
- the LOC131596814 gene encoding uncharacterized protein LOC131596814, whose product is MAFRGHDESSTSLNKGNFREMVDWVKSQNEQVRDAFDRGGKNCTMTCGDIQKELATCCAHEVTKVIMEELGDRQFSVLIDESRDISIKEQMAVMLRFLNDKGSVVERFIVLHHVKDTTSESLKSALYGIPDKYTLSISRIRGQGYDGASNMRGEFMYITLIVNTTNASCKRRDALIEAQHQDILNKLESCEISRGRGLHQSSSLTRPGDTRWGSHHTTLLRLDQMWSSVLKVLSMVDEDGRGPSQAAVDVVKARLSTMRESGWNNFFTDVQGFCVAKSIPVSNMDDEIPVRGRSRVEGRTITNLHHYRAEIFYVAIDKICVEMDHRFSEGSNMILDCFSCLDPKNSFSKFDVYKLARLASTLILPVSTASVERAFSTMKITKSKLRNKINMYGSMT
- the LOC131596815 gene encoding uncharacterized protein LOC131596815 — translated: MQSKAELEPPLNNVVNEFNPNEIVRDPGRRKQINEYAPNIQDQVRRAYILKGPMKPDLSIFPRTQFGSVKRAFCKSWYKNYTWLEYSEIKDAAYCFYCFLFKQPGKAEHFGFEVFTKSGYRD